One [Clostridium] saccharolyticum WM1 DNA segment encodes these proteins:
- a CDS encoding transposon-transfer assisting family protein, giving the protein MRFTDDEWMLMMLYSPGTRTGLIAELQTMQKSLTGRDRNLRRWTASLLTKLAEMTDAEYGALDLYPDE; this is encoded by the coding sequence ATGCGTTTTACGGATGACGAATGGATGCTCATGATGCTTTACAGCCCTGGCACACGGACAGGGCTGATCGCAGAGCTTCAGACGATGCAGAAAAGTCTGACCGGCAGAGACAGAAACTTGCGCAGGTGGACGGCCTCGCTGCTTACGAAACTGGCAGAGATGACGGATGCAGAATATGGGGCATTGGATTTATATCCGGACGAATAA
- a CDS encoding YodL domain-containing protein encodes MARIEKWDEVHGKQAPDERMMAFLDSATDQYAILQLRRSEDTVYERFSSMRELERMGLEPDIDHYEVVYTAPLLPYKDQNTMLEELYAKFNVSRPDDFTGHSLSVSDIVALRENGVVSCHYVDSIGFKELPGFLKPENYLKATEMAMEDDYGMIDGVINNGKKEEPVEKASVLDQLKEKQEAVPPAPPRRCCEEKEL; translated from the coding sequence ATGGCAAGAATTGAAAAATGGGATGAAGTGCATGGAAAACAGGCACCGGACGAAAGAATGATGGCATTTCTCGACAGTGCTACCGACCAGTATGCGATTTTGCAGCTTCGTCGCAGCGAGGATACGGTATATGAACGCTTTTCGTCTATGCGCGAACTGGAACGGATGGGGCTGGAACCGGATATTGACCATTATGAGGTGGTTTATACGGCTCCGCTTCTTCCCTACAAGGATCAGAATACGATGTTGGAGGAATTGTATGCGAAATTCAATGTTTCTCGCCCTGATGATTTTACTGGGCATAGTCTTTCTGTGTCTGACATCGTGGCTTTACGGGAGAATGGTGTTGTAAGCTGTCACTATGTGGATTCCATCGGATTCAAGGAACTGCCCGGATTTTTGAAACCGGAAAACTACCTGAAAGCCACAGAAATGGCGATGGAGGACGATTACGGCATGATTGACGGCGTAATCAATAACGGAAAGAAGGAAGAACCGGTGGAGAAAGCATCGGTTCTGGATCAGCTGAAGGAAAAGCAGGAGGCGGTGCCGCCTGCGCCGCCTCGCAGGTGCTGCGAAGAAAAGGAGTTATAA
- a CDS encoding TnpV protein: MSSQSFEHWMQRLMFLSVPGLWKIISWKRRNALQGTTGRKTAGRSVTSLQIPIWKDMMNSTSELPLRELPLSASHIPSLPGRWAMQMTILNTRIFWTSLILIRRLPPMCWVLRSAKCPARSSGKLNARSEPMKEISRQKGAKKTMMELNYTKNGDYLIPDIQLSVQEQKPLGKYGRMRRAFLQENNTLLYNHLILTEKLYPHLWEIQETATARMEQMMAELLKANPAPDKKSNQMAWVQHMNMLKAQAEEVILTELINS; the protein is encoded by the coding sequence ATGAGCAGCCAATCATTCGAGCACTGGATGCAGCGTTTGATGTTCCTGTCGGTGCCGGGTCTCTGGAAAATCATATCATGGAAGCGGCGGAACGCCTTGCAAGGGACTACTGGGAGGAAAACCGCAGGCAGATCAGTGACATCGTTGCAGATTCCTATCTGGAAGGATATGATGAACTCAACATCGGAGCTTCCTTTAAGAGAGCTGCCACTGTCAGCATCGCATATTCCGTCTTTACCCGGACGGTGGGCAATGCAGATGACTATTTTGAACACGAGGATTTTCTGGACATCTTTGATTTTAATACGCAGGCTGCCGCCAATGTGCTGGGTACTGCGGTCAGCGAAATGTCCAGCCAGATCTTCCGGGAAATTGAACGCACGATCCGAACCTATGAAAGAGATAAGCAGGCAGAAAGGAGCCAAAAAAACTATGATGGAGCTGAATTACACGAAGAACGGCGATTACCTGATTCCGGACATTCAGTTGTCGGTGCAGGAACAGAAGCCCCTGGGCAAGTACGGGAGGATGCGCAGAGCGTTCCTGCAGGAGAACAACACGCTGCTGTACAATCACCTGATCCTGACCGAGAAACTGTACCCGCACCTGTGGGAGATTCAGGAGACCGCGACCGCACGGATGGAGCAGATGATGGCGGAGCTTCTGAAAGCGAATCCGGCACCGGACAAGAAATCGAACCAGATGGCCTGGGTGCAGCACATGAACATGCTGAAAGCGCAGGCAGAGGAAGTCATTCTGACGGAACTTATCAACAGCTAA
- a CDS encoding LPD16 domain-containing protein, which produces MSMKMMNAAYLVDNVALLSLQEKQDGVEFHCFDTDSKVQIAEGHIGWDVLDKQPFSTLEESARMAALQKIPNLSGLTVAPVASEMLEQMRGGRKVLWQMKKADPELENAKNIRFITSSYEDRFKIPDGSAVEIEYPNRKFSARCEYMDEYHLRLGYDVLHICQLAEMLERGGGTCRPEPLITEERSAWDLGSKGFLAIQTCEDGYDYTLYHKDFTEIDGGQIDNPEISMNAARDQILSDYGFGGRTMTRIDYDELCDRAEDAEVSRRESVLGKLSDLSSRTDTPVKAAKAKEAER; this is translated from the coding sequence ATGAGTATGAAAATGATGAATGCAGCTTATCTGGTGGATAATGTCGCTCTGCTTTCCTTGCAGGAAAAGCAGGACGGCGTGGAGTTCCACTGTTTTGATACGGACAGCAAGGTACAGATTGCCGAGGGACACATTGGCTGGGATGTGTTGGATAAACAGCCGTTTTCTACGCTGGAAGAAAGCGCGAGGATGGCAGCACTCCAGAAGATTCCCAATCTTTCCGGTCTTACCGTTGCTCCGGTAGCTTCGGAGATGCTGGAACAGATGCGAGGCGGCAGAAAGGTTCTTTGGCAGATGAAAAAGGCTGATCCTGAACTGGAGAATGCTAAAAATATCCGGTTTATCACCAGCAGCTACGAGGATCGGTTCAAAATTCCGGATGGCAGTGCGGTGGAGATCGAGTATCCGAATCGGAAGTTTTCGGCCCGCTGTGAATATATGGACGAATATCATCTTCGCCTTGGGTATGATGTTCTGCACATCTGTCAGCTGGCAGAAATGCTGGAACGCGGCGGCGGTACATGCCGCCCGGAGCCGCTGATTACGGAAGAACGCAGCGCATGGGATTTGGGAAGCAAGGGCTTTCTTGCCATTCAGACCTGTGAGGACGGTTACGACTATACCTTATATCATAAGGACTTCACGGAAATTGATGGCGGACAGATCGACAACCCGGAAATCAGCATGAATGCAGCAAGAGACCAGATTCTTTCGGATTATGGATTCGGTGGACGCACCATGACGCGGATTGACTATGATGAACTTTGTGATCGAGCAGAGGATGCAGAAGTCAGCAGACGGGAATCCGTGCTGGGTAAACTCTCGGATTTGTCTTCCAGAACGGATACGCCGGTGAAAGCTGCCAAGGCGAAGGAGGCGGAGCGATGA
- a CDS encoding DNA topoisomerase 3 translates to MKLVLAEKPSVAMSLSKVIGANQRGDGYMEGNGYIVSWCVGHLVELSQPEAYDEKYAKWRYDDLPILPEHWQYQVSTSTKKQFGILKKLMLRKDVKSLICATDAGREGELIFRLVYHQCGCKKPVERLWISSMEDSAIREGFQKLRPGTEYDALYEAALCRERADWIVGINATRLFSCLYGQTLNVGRVMTPTLAMVVMRDAAIRAFKPEPFYSAELKFRDFQAGGERMKEKAEAEKLVAECCQAGSAIITKVEQKEKSEKPPALFDLTSLQREANRQLGFTAQQTLDYTQALYEKKLVTYPRTDSRYLTDDMAPLVPELVSVIQQSFQIQPDVPAPVNAAQVINSKKVTDHHAIIPTKTAAGHDISSLPSGEQAILIMLAVRLICAVGTPCRYAETIVEAECAGQKFRTKGKTVTDMGWRQYAGRSSEDAEKNAEACNLPELSEGMTLELAGVDLKEGKTSPPKRFTEDLLLSAMESASSDEFPAGVERKGIGTPATRAAIIEKLVQKGFIERRGDKKTKYLCSTDKGNALVTVVPEQIQSPSMTADWEEKLLKIEHGEYDSDAFMGEISSMVNGLVKTYEAVKGADVLMQPERKVIGSCPACGSDVCETVKGWFCRDKSCKFALWKENRFFQTLGKQMTEELAKQLVNQGKARLTHCYSRKSNRYYDTTVRVETGEDGAAAFKLEFGGKK, encoded by the coding sequence ATGAAGCTTGTATTAGCGGAAAAGCCCTCGGTAGCCATGAGCCTCTCGAAGGTAATCGGAGCAAATCAGCGCGGGGATGGTTATATGGAGGGCAATGGCTACATTGTCAGCTGGTGTGTGGGGCATCTGGTGGAACTTTCCCAGCCGGAAGCCTATGATGAGAAGTATGCCAAGTGGAGGTATGATGACCTTCCGATTTTGCCGGAACATTGGCAGTATCAGGTGTCCACCAGTACGAAAAAGCAGTTTGGAATCCTGAAAAAGCTCATGCTGCGGAAGGATGTAAAGAGTCTGATCTGTGCAACCGATGCAGGCCGTGAGGGAGAACTGATTTTCCGACTGGTTTACCATCAGTGCGGCTGCAAAAAGCCGGTGGAACGACTTTGGATTTCCTCGATGGAGGACAGTGCTATCCGGGAAGGCTTTCAGAAGCTCAGACCGGGAACAGAATATGATGCCTTATATGAGGCGGCTTTATGCCGGGAGCGTGCCGACTGGATTGTCGGAATCAACGCCACCCGGCTTTTTTCATGTCTGTATGGGCAGACCCTGAATGTGGGGCGCGTGATGACACCAACCCTTGCGATGGTGGTCATGCGGGATGCAGCAATCCGGGCGTTCAAACCTGAGCCGTTCTACTCGGCAGAATTAAAATTTCGGGATTTTCAAGCGGGTGGTGAGCGGATGAAAGAAAAAGCAGAAGCAGAAAAACTGGTGGCAGAGTGCTGTCAGGCAGGTAGTGCCATCATTACCAAGGTGGAGCAGAAAGAAAAATCAGAGAAGCCCCCAGCTCTCTTTGATCTGACATCGCTTCAGCGAGAAGCAAACCGGCAGCTGGGATTTACTGCCCAGCAGACCCTGGATTACACACAGGCTCTGTACGAGAAGAAACTCGTAACCTATCCCCGTACCGACAGCCGGTATCTGACGGATGATATGGCACCGTTGGTGCCGGAACTTGTCTCTGTGATCCAGCAGAGCTTTCAGATTCAGCCGGATGTGCCGGCACCGGTGAATGCAGCGCAGGTCATCAATTCTAAGAAAGTTACCGATCACCATGCCATTATTCCTACAAAAACAGCGGCAGGTCATGACATTTCCTCTCTTCCCAGTGGAGAACAGGCGATTCTTATCATGCTGGCGGTGCGGCTGATTTGTGCGGTAGGAACTCCCTGCCGCTATGCAGAAACCATAGTAGAAGCCGAGTGCGCCGGTCAGAAGTTCCGTACAAAAGGCAAAACGGTCACGGATATGGGCTGGAGACAGTATGCAGGAAGGTCGAGTGAGGATGCTGAGAAGAATGCGGAGGCGTGTAATCTGCCGGAGCTTTCGGAAGGCATGACACTGGAACTTGCTGGTGTCGATCTGAAAGAGGGTAAGACCAGCCCACCCAAGAGGTTTACCGAAGATCTTCTGCTTTCAGCGATGGAGAGTGCCAGCTCGGATGAATTCCCGGCTGGCGTAGAGCGAAAAGGCATCGGCACACCGGCCACACGCGCTGCCATCATCGAAAAACTGGTGCAGAAAGGCTTTATCGAGCGCAGGGGTGATAAGAAAACGAAATACCTTTGTTCTACGGACAAGGGAAATGCGCTGGTGACGGTGGTGCCGGAACAGATTCAGTCTCCATCCATGACGGCAGACTGGGAGGAAAAACTGCTGAAAATAGAACATGGCGAGTATGACAGCGATGCCTTTATGGGAGAAATCAGCAGCATGGTCAATGGACTTGTTAAAACCTACGAGGCTGTAAAAGGAGCCGATGTGCTGATGCAGCCGGAGCGCAAGGTCATTGGTTCCTGCCCGGCCTGCGGCAGTGATGTCTGTGAAACGGTAAAGGGATGGTTTTGCAGGGATAAGAGCTGTAAATTTGCGCTCTGGAAGGAAAACAGGTTCTTTCAGACACTGGGAAAGCAGATGACAGAGGAACTGGCAAAGCAACTGGTAAATCAGGGAAAAGCACGGCTTACCCATTGCTATTCCAGGAAGTCCAATCGTTACTATGACACAACCGTTCGTGTAGAGACCGGCGAGGACGGTGCAGCAGCTTTTAAGCTGGAGTTTGGAGGTAAAAAATGA
- a CDS encoding SNF2-related protein: MSLFQSEAEQIQKIDAAAENAVREAESEKPSAFVISEDEIDRMLRTGSNFEGGKIRIYALYQQQGDTKERAAFLKAEYGLGGHSYTFMDGSRGFADYNGKGIQLRNYDHDREVRLTWSAVDKRLDRLVENGQYLTALEMEEYRKLEQEYGAPLPMPTAAHVFPPTPPEHYDTGNEHVDNMLNTAAEVYARSELAAPQRFTVMETDDGYAVWDDIQDGIHVEPDGVSEEFTSEWEAETYRQQLIEKVQEREAKDWLYVEQSKQDLQQDISFPEVESEEAAEPAHAVTDPLVLEMQEHARELARESGYAPDERFVVTMTGENFPDSKDAFAIWDYVREEYYGYSDGKVQTFADYVSASEALQEIRGRALGAEKELATVQPEPAAPVQPDYRVGDTLYLDGKAFTIEKVGLFDVELRDPDSVYPIFRSESKENLARLLGHEDNVHLHNLVVDLNPGKEAAFRAEHEAKHAENYRINSFHLGEGSPKQKFRANMDAIYTLKTLENQHRDATPEEQETLANYVGWGGLADAFDAEKTAWTGEFKELKAALTEEEYAAARASTLNAHYTSPTVIRAIYEALDDMGFEKGNILEPSMGVGNFFGMLPDSMLGSRLYGVELDSITGRIAQKLYPQAEIKVAGFETTDRRDFYDLAVGNVPFGNYRVSDKLYDKLGFSIHNYFFAKALDQVRPGGIVAFVTSRYTMDSKNPDARKYLAQRAELLGAIRLPNNAFRANAGTDVVSDIIFLQKRDHPIDIEPDWVHLGLTSEGITLNSYFVDHPEMVLGEITTESTQYGKEECTVIPIPGADLGDQLHEAVQHIGGHYEAQELAPEEELSLQGETIPADPNVKNFSYAVVDGDVYFRENSIMRKADLSATATGRIKGMVELRTIVQELIDYQLNDYPEDAIAQKQRELNVAYDRFADQYGLINSRANAQAFSEDSSYYLLCSLENVDENGRLESKADMFTKRTIRPERAVTSVDTPAEALAISIGERGRVDLPYMSELLGTPGEYEKIQQELHGVIFKDPMTQGGEETGWVTADEYLSGNVREKLRVAELAAASDPAFAVNTEYLRKAQPKDLDASEIDVRLGATWVNRDYIQQFMEETFEPPFYLRRNIEVKFSPMTAEWQITGKSTPSRNDVHAYMTYGTSRANAYRILEDTLNLRDIRIYDTVEDADGKQKRVLNKKETTLAQQKQQAIKDAFQNWVWKDPYRRAELVEKYNELFNSTRPREYDGSHIRFGGMNPEIRLREHQQNAIAHVLYGGNTLLAHEVGAGKTFEMAASAMEAKRLGLCQKSMFVVPNHLTLQWANEFLRLYPSAKLLVASKKDFETARRKKFCARIATGDYDAVIIGHSQFEKIPVSAERQERILTAQIDEIENAIAEMKSQNGERFSIKQMEKTRKGLEARLEKLRATDRKDDVITFEQLGVDRLFVDEAHAFKNLFLYTKMRNVAGLSTSEAQKSSDMFMKCQYMDELTGGRGIIFATGTPVSNSMTELYTMMRYLQYGTLQQKGLTHFDSWASTFGETTTAIELAPEGTGYRARTRFAKFFNLPELMNMFKEVADIKTSDQLHLPVPEAKFETVVVHPSEHQQAMVAELSERAAAVHSGVVDPSVDNMLKITSDGRKLGLDQRLMNPLLPDDPNSKLNACVRNVLRIYEEGQSDKLTQLLFCDLSTPKNDGTFNVYEDIRAKLIQSGVPEEEIAFIHDADTEAKKKDLFAKVRTGQVRVLLGSTQKMGAGTNVQDRLVAVHHLDVGWRPADMTQRNGRIIRQGNRNKEVQVYQYVTEGTFDAYLYQTLENKQKFISQIMTSKSPVRSCDDVDEQALSYAEIKALCAGDPQIKEKMDLDVDVARLKVLKADHQSQQYRLEDKLMKYFPAEIEKTQGFIKGFQSDIRTVAAHPLPEEGFCGMEVNGTHFIEKVEAGEAILAICKANQSLEPVPLGSYRGFKMELEFDSFQKEYQVLLKGDMTHRVPIGTSAAGNIQRLDNALAGIPARLEKAEQQLGNLRSQQEAAQAELGKPFPQEAELAEKSARLAELDALLNMDDRGNDDPDREKTTEKPSVLAELRDRAGRIPPVTHRDDEEVAL, from the coding sequence ATGAGCCTGTTTCAGTCCGAAGCAGAGCAGATTCAGAAAATTGATGCGGCGGCAGAGAATGCAGTCAGAGAAGCGGAGAGCGAAAAGCCCTCCGCTTTTGTTATTTCTGAGGATGAAATCGACCGGATGCTGCGGACAGGCTCCAATTTTGAAGGCGGGAAAATCCGTATTTATGCGCTGTATCAGCAGCAAGGGGACACAAAAGAACGAGCTGCATTTCTGAAAGCGGAATACGGTCTCGGCGGTCACAGCTATACCTTTATGGATGGCAGTCGCGGTTTTGCTGATTATAACGGGAAAGGCATTCAGCTTCGCAATTATGACCATGACCGGGAAGTGCGCCTCACATGGTCTGCGGTGGATAAGCGGTTAGACCGGCTTGTGGAAAATGGTCAGTATCTGACTGCGCTGGAAATGGAAGAGTATCGGAAGCTGGAGCAGGAATACGGCGCGCCGCTTCCTATGCCGACAGCCGCCCATGTATTTCCGCCAACGCCGCCGGAACACTACGATACCGGAAATGAACATGTGGATAATATGCTGAACACAGCTGCGGAGGTCTATGCCAGAAGTGAACTGGCAGCACCTCAGCGGTTTACCGTGATGGAAACAGACGATGGCTATGCGGTCTGGGATGATATTCAGGACGGCATTCATGTAGAGCCGGATGGTGTCAGCGAAGAGTTTACCAGCGAATGGGAGGCAGAAACCTACCGCCAGCAGCTGATTGAAAAAGTCCAGGAACGAGAAGCCAAAGACTGGCTCTATGTTGAGCAGAGCAAGCAGGATTTGCAGCAGGACATTTCATTCCCAGAAGTGGAATCCGAAGAAGCAGCGGAACCGGCTCATGCAGTGACAGATCCTCTGGTATTGGAAATGCAGGAACACGCCAGAGAACTTGCCAGAGAGTCAGGCTATGCACCGGATGAACGGTTTGTAGTCACGATGACCGGCGAGAACTTCCCGGATTCTAAGGATGCGTTTGCCATCTGGGATTATGTAAGAGAAGAGTATTACGGATATTCGGACGGAAAAGTGCAGACATTTGCCGATTATGTGAGTGCATCAGAGGCGTTGCAGGAGATTCGCGGCAGAGCTTTGGGGGCTGAAAAAGAGCTTGCAACTGTGCAGCCAGAACCCGCAGCTCCGGTGCAGCCGGATTATCGTGTCGGCGATACGCTGTATCTGGACGGGAAGGCATTTACGATTGAAAAAGTCGGGCTTTTCGATGTGGAGCTTCGGGACCCGGATTCCGTGTATCCGATCTTCCGCTCGGAAAGCAAGGAAAATCTGGCAAGACTTTTGGGACATGAGGATAATGTTCACCTGCACAATCTGGTGGTTGATCTGAATCCTGGAAAAGAAGCAGCGTTCCGGGCAGAGCATGAAGCAAAACATGCAGAAAACTATCGCATCAACAGCTTTCACCTCGGTGAAGGCAGTCCTAAACAGAAATTCCGTGCCAACATGGATGCCATCTACACGCTGAAAACCTTGGAAAATCAGCACAGGGATGCGACACCGGAGGAACAGGAAACGCTGGCCAATTATGTCGGCTGGGGCGGGCTGGCAGATGCCTTTGATGCAGAGAAAACTGCCTGGACAGGTGAATTTAAGGAACTGAAAGCAGCTCTTACGGAAGAAGAGTATGCCGCAGCCAGAGCTTCGACTCTGAATGCGCACTACACCAGTCCTACCGTGATCCGTGCAATCTATGAAGCATTGGACGATATGGGCTTTGAGAAAGGCAATATTCTGGAACCGTCGATGGGTGTCGGCAACTTCTTCGGTATGCTGCCGGATTCCATGCTGGGAAGCAGACTGTATGGTGTGGAACTGGATTCCATCACCGGACGTATTGCACAAAAGCTGTATCCGCAGGCAGAAATCAAGGTGGCAGGCTTTGAGACCACCGATCGGCGCGATTTCTATGATCTGGCCGTGGGCAATGTGCCCTTTGGCAACTACCGTGTCAGCGATAAGCTCTATGATAAACTCGGCTTTTCTATCCACAACTATTTCTTTGCCAAGGCATTGGATCAGGTTCGTCCCGGTGGCATTGTGGCCTTTGTTACCAGCCGCTATACGATGGATTCCAAGAATCCGGACGCGCGAAAGTATCTGGCGCAGCGGGCAGAACTGCTGGGAGCCATCCGACTTCCCAATAACGCATTCCGTGCCAATGCCGGTACAGATGTAGTGTCGGATATCATTTTCCTGCAAAAGAGAGACCATCCCATTGATATCGAACCGGATTGGGTACATCTGGGGCTGACTTCGGAGGGAATCACCCTCAACAGTTATTTCGTTGACCACCCGGAAATGGTGCTGGGCGAGATTACAACGGAAAGCACCCAGTATGGTAAGGAAGAATGTACGGTCATTCCGATTCCAGGAGCGGATCTGGGAGACCAGCTGCATGAGGCTGTGCAGCACATCGGCGGTCACTATGAAGCGCAGGAGCTGGCACCGGAGGAAGAACTGTCCTTGCAGGGCGAAACCATTCCGGCAGACCCAAATGTAAAGAACTTCTCCTATGCAGTGGTCGATGGGGATGTCTACTTCCGTGAGAACAGCATCATGCGAAAGGCTGACCTTTCTGCGACAGCCACCGGCAGAATCAAGGGCATGGTGGAGCTTCGTACCATCGTGCAGGAACTGATCGACTACCAGCTGAACGATTACCCAGAGGACGCGATTGCCCAGAAACAGCGGGAACTGAATGTGGCCTATGACCGATTCGCCGATCAGTATGGGCTTATCAACTCCCGTGCAAATGCGCAGGCTTTTTCGGAAGATTCGTCCTATTATCTGCTGTGCTCTCTGGAAAATGTAGATGAAAACGGCAGACTGGAATCCAAGGCGGATATGTTCACCAAACGGACGATTCGACCGGAACGGGCTGTTACCAGCGTAGATACTCCGGCTGAAGCTCTGGCAATCTCCATCGGAGAGCGCGGCAGAGTGGATTTGCCCTATATGTCGGAGCTTTTAGGAACGCCTGGAGAATATGAAAAAATCCAGCAGGAACTGCATGGTGTCATTTTCAAAGACCCGATGACGCAGGGCGGCGAGGAAACCGGCTGGGTAACAGCTGACGAATATCTGTCCGGCAATGTCCGGGAAAAGCTCCGCGTGGCAGAACTGGCTGCGGCCTCTGACCCTGCCTTTGCGGTAAATACGGAATATCTGAGAAAGGCGCAGCCGAAAGATCTGGATGCGTCGGAGATTGATGTGCGCCTTGGTGCCACATGGGTCAATCGGGATTATATCCAGCAGTTTATGGAAGAAACCTTTGAACCGCCGTTTTACCTGCGCCGAAACATTGAAGTGAAATTCTCTCCCATGACGGCAGAGTGGCAGATCACCGGCAAGAGCACACCGAGCCGGAATGATGTCCATGCCTATATGACCTACGGCACCAGCCGAGCCAATGCCTACCGGATTCTGGAGGATACGCTGAATCTGCGGGATATCCGTATCTACGATACCGTGGAGGATGCAGACGGCAAGCAGAAGCGGGTTCTGAATAAAAAGGAGACCACCCTTGCCCAGCAGAAACAGCAGGCCATTAAAGATGCGTTCCAGAACTGGGTGTGGAAAGACCCTTATCGCCGTGCGGAACTGGTGGAAAAGTATAACGAGCTGTTCAACAGCACCCGCCCTCGTGAGTACGATGGTTCTCATATCCGCTTTGGCGGCATGAATCCGGAGATCCGGCTGCGGGAACACCAGCAGAATGCCATTGCTCATGTGCTGTACGGCGGCAATACGCTACTGGCCCACGAAGTTGGTGCCGGCAAGACCTTCGAGATGGCGGCTTCTGCTATGGAGGCAAAGCGACTGGGGCTGTGCCAGAAATCCATGTTTGTCGTTCCGAATCATTTAACCCTTCAGTGGGCAAACGAGTTCCTGCGCCTGTATCCGAGTGCAAAACTGCTGGTAGCAAGTAAAAAGGACTTTGAAACCGCCCGCAGAAAAAAGTTCTGCGCACGAATTGCCACTGGCGATTACGATGCAGTCATCATCGGGCATTCCCAGTTTGAGAAAATCCCGGTGTCCGCAGAACGGCAGGAGCGGATTTTGACTGCCCAGATTGATGAAATCGAAAATGCCATTGCTGAGATGAAGTCCCAGAATGGCGAACGTTTTTCTATTAAACAGATGGAAAAGACCCGGAAAGGATTGGAGGCGAGATTGGAGAAACTCCGGGCAACCGACCGAAAGGACGATGTGATTACCTTTGAGCAGCTGGGCGTAGACCGGTTGTTTGTAGACGAGGCACACGCGTTTAAGAACCTGTTCCTCTACACAAAAATGCGCAATGTTGCAGGCTTGTCCACTTCGGAAGCGCAGAAATCTTCTGATATGTTTATGAAGTGCCAGTATATGGACGAGCTGACCGGTGGGCGCGGCATCATTTTTGCGACCGGTACCCCGGTCAGCAACAGCATGACGGAGCTTTACACCATGATGCGGTATCTCCAGTACGGCACGTTGCAGCAGAAAGGGCTGACCCATTTCGACAGCTGGGCTTCTACCTTTGGTGAGACCACCACGGCCATTGAACTGGCACCGGAAGGAACCGGATACCGGGCAAGAACGAGATTCGCAAAGTTCTTCAACCTGCCGGAGCTGATGAACATGTTCAAGGAAGTGGCGGATATCAAGACTTCCGATCAGCTGCATCTGCCGGTGCCGGAGGCAAAGTTTGAAACCGTGGTTGTGCATCCTTCGGAACATCAGCAGGCGATGGTAGCGGAGCTTTCGGAACGGGCAGCGGCTGTGCATTCCGGCGTGGTAGACCCGTCGGTCGATAATATGCTGAAAATCACATCGGATGGCAGAAAGCTGGGGCTGGATCAGCGGCTGATGAATCCGCTCCTGCCGGATGACCCCAACAGTAAGCTCAACGCTTGTGTGCGGAATGTGCTTCGGATTTATGAGGAAGGGCAGTCGGATAAGCTGACCCAGCTGTTGTTCTGCGACCTCAGTACACCGAAGAACGATGGAACCTTCAATGTCTATGAGGATATCCGCGCTAAACTTATCCAGTCCGGTGTACCGGAGGAAGAAATCGCATTTATCCATGATGCGGATACCGAGGCAAAAAAGAAAGATCTGTTCGCCAAAGTCCGTACCGGACAGGTGCGGGTGTTGTTAGGTTCGACACAGAAGATGGGCGCAGGCACGAACGTGCAGGACAGGCTGGTGGCCGTGCATCATCTGGATGTAGGCTGGCGGCCTGCGGACATGACCCAGCGAAATGGCCGTATCATCCGTCAGGGAAACCGAAACAAAGAAGTGCAGGTTTATCAGTATGTGACGGAAGGAACCTTTGATGCCTACCTCTATCAGACACTGGAGAATAAACAGAAGTTTATCAGTCAGATCATGACCAGCAAATCTCCGGTGCGTTCCTGTGATGATGTGGATGAGCAGGCACTTTCTTATGCGGAGATCAAGGCACTTTGTGCAGGAGACCCGCAGATTAAGGAAAAAATGGACTTGGATGTAGATGTTGCAAGGCTGAAAGTATTGAAGGCAGACCATCAGAGCCAGCAGTACCGATTGGAGGATAAGCTGATGAAATATTTCCCTGCGGAGATTGAGAAAACGCAGGGGTTCATCAAGGGTTTTCAGTCGGATATTCGGACGGTGGCGGCACATCCGCTGCCGGAAGAAGGGTTCTGCGGTATGGAGGTGAATGGCACACATTTTATTGAAAAAGTAGAGGCCGGTGAAGCAATCCTTGCAATCTGTAAAGCCAATCAGAGTCTGGAGCCGGTGCCGCTTGGCAGCTATCGAGGTTTCAAGATGGAGCTGGAATTTGACAGCTTCCAGAAAGAGTATCAGGTGCTGCTGAAAGGCGATATGACCCACCGAGTGCCCATCGGAACCAGTGCGGCGGGCAATATCCAGCGTCTGGACAATGCTCTTGCCGGGATTCCTGCAAGGCTGGAAAAGGCGGAACAGCAGTTAGGCAATCTTAGAAGCCAGCAGGAAGCGGCGCAGGCCGAGCTTGGAAAACCGTTTCCCCAGGAGGCAGAACTGGCAGAAAAGAGTGCAAGACTGGCAGAACTGGACGCGCTGCTGAATATGGATGACCGTGGAAATGATGATCCTGACCGTGAGAAAACAACGGAAAAACCGTCTGTCCTGGCAGAGCTGCGTGACCGTGCCGGTCGCATTCCGCCGGTGACACATCGAGATGATGAGGAGGTGGCACTATGA